One genomic window of Dysgonomonas mossii includes the following:
- the deoC gene encoding deoxyribose-phosphate aldolase, with protein MAEVDKYRDTLKKYKTDIKDADITQKVNEIISKKFDQNNTKEVYKRIYSCIDLTSLNATDTREEIWNFTETVNDFEGSSDVDNVAAICVFPNFVETVKEALTANVNIASVAGGFPSSQTFTEVKIAETGLAVATGADEIDIVLNLGYFLEENYEDVCEEIDEIKNACREAKLKVILETGALKSAKNIMKASILALYSGADFIKTSTGKVYEGATLEAAYVMCTAIKEYNQKTGNKAGFKASGGISTTEDAVKYYTIVKEVLGDEYLNKEYFRIGASRLANNLLESIK; from the coding sequence ATGGCAGAAGTAGATAAATACAGAGATACTCTAAAAAAATATAAAACAGACATCAAGGATGCTGATATCACTCAGAAAGTAAATGAGATAATCAGTAAGAAATTCGATCAGAATAATACCAAAGAGGTATATAAGAGGATATATTCCTGCATAGATCTCACATCATTGAATGCAACAGATACGCGCGAAGAAATCTGGAATTTTACAGAAACAGTAAACGACTTCGAAGGATCAAGCGATGTAGACAATGTAGCAGCGATATGCGTTTTCCCCAACTTTGTAGAAACAGTAAAAGAAGCTTTAACGGCAAATGTAAATATAGCCTCAGTAGCAGGTGGATTCCCCTCATCTCAAACATTTACCGAAGTTAAAATAGCAGAAACAGGACTTGCTGTTGCAACTGGAGCCGATGAAATAGATATTGTACTCAATCTAGGATACTTCCTGGAAGAAAATTACGAAGACGTTTGTGAAGAAATAGACGAAATAAAGAACGCATGCCGTGAAGCAAAACTAAAGGTAATACTTGAAACAGGAGCACTAAAAAGCGCTAAGAATATTATGAAAGCCTCTATTCTTGCATTATACTCAGGAGCTGATTTTATAAAAACTTCAACAGGAAAAGTATATGAAGGTGCTACTCTCGAGGCAGCATACGTTATGTGTACTGCAATTAAAGAGTATAACCAGAAAACAGGGAATAAAGCCGGATTTAAAGCTTCAGGAGGTATTTCTACAACAGAAGATGCCGTAAAGTACTATACGATAGTAAAAGAAGTCCTGGGCGATGAATATCTGAATAAAGAATATTTCCGTATAGGAGCAAGCAGATTAGCTAACAACCTATTGGAAAGTATTAAGTAG
- a CDS encoding nucleotide pyrophosphohydrolase produces MTIKEAQQEVDQWIKTVGVRYFSELTNMAILTEEVGELARIMARTYGDQSFKKSDLNKDLGDEMADVLWVLICLANQTGIDLTDALKKNIEKKTNRDKDRHINNEKLK; encoded by the coding sequence ATGACAATAAAAGAAGCACAACAGGAAGTAGACCAATGGATAAAAACCGTGGGCGTACGCTATTTCAGCGAACTAACCAACATGGCTATCCTCACCGAAGAAGTGGGCGAATTAGCCCGCATTATGGCGCGTACATACGGAGATCAATCTTTCAAGAAGTCTGATCTGAACAAAGATCTTGGTGACGAAATGGCCGATGTATTGTGGGTACTTATCTGCCTCGCAAATCAAACAGGGATAGATCTTACAGACGCCCTAAAAAAGAATATTGAAAAAAAGACTAACAGAGATAAAGACAGGCATATAAACAACGAAAAATTGAAATAG
- the dtd gene encoding D-aminoacyl-tRNA deacylase, with product MRILIQRVSKASVTINGSIKSAINQGLLILVGIENSDSKDDIEWLCNKAVNLRIFDDKEGVMNLSIKDINGEILVVSQFTLHASTKKGNRPSYIYAAKPEIAVPLYEEFCAVLGNKLGKSVQTGEFGADMKVELINDGPVTIWIDSKVKE from the coding sequence ATGAGGATATTAATACAAAGAGTAAGTAAAGCATCAGTTACAATCAACGGCAGTATAAAATCAGCAATAAATCAAGGGCTTCTTATCCTTGTAGGTATAGAAAATTCAGATAGTAAAGACGACATAGAGTGGCTCTGCAACAAGGCTGTAAATCTTCGTATATTTGATGATAAGGAAGGTGTAATGAATTTATCAATAAAAGATATCAATGGCGAAATACTTGTAGTATCGCAATTTACCTTACATGCTTCCACTAAAAAAGGAAATCGTCCATCTTATATATATGCAGCCAAACCCGAAATTGCAGTACCTTTGTACGAAGAATTTTGTGCCGTTTTAGGGAACAAGCTAGGTAAATCGGTACAAACAGGCGAATTTGGAGCAGACATGAAGGTAGAACTCATAAATGACGGTCCTGTAACTATATGGATCGACTCGAAAGTAAAAGAATAA
- a CDS encoding methylated-DNA--[protein]-cysteine S-methyltransferase, giving the protein MLNQESLDFNRIKKAIEYISENYKYQPSLDKISEHIHLSPFHFQRLFKEWAGVSPKRFLQYISIQHAKQILRETQATLFDTAYEVGLSGTSRLHDLFINIEGMTPAEYKNEGSYLTINYSFALSPFGEIIVASTPKGICHMSFAEDHEEAIKNLTSIFPKANYQNSADEIQKNAIRIFNLDWESLDKIKLHIKGSDFQIKVWQALLNIPMGQLSSYQNIANLIKSPKASRAVGNAVGQNPVAYLIPCHRIIQSTGALGDYHWGHIRKTSMIGWEAAKVYQ; this is encoded by the coding sequence ATGCTTAATCAAGAATCATTAGATTTCAATCGCATCAAAAAGGCAATAGAATATATTAGTGAAAACTACAAATATCAGCCTAGTTTGGATAAGATTTCAGAACATATCCATCTTAGTCCCTTCCATTTTCAGCGATTATTCAAAGAATGGGCAGGTGTTAGCCCTAAACGCTTCCTACAATATATAAGCATACAACATGCAAAACAGATCTTAAGAGAAACACAAGCAACACTATTCGATACCGCATACGAAGTTGGCTTATCAGGCACGAGCAGGTTGCATGATCTATTCATAAATATAGAAGGAATGACCCCTGCCGAATATAAAAATGAGGGAAGCTATCTTACTATAAACTATAGCTTTGCTCTCAGTCCATTTGGAGAAATAATTGTGGCTTCAACCCCAAAAGGAATTTGCCACATGTCATTTGCAGAAGACCATGAAGAAGCAATAAAGAACCTCACAAGTATTTTTCCTAAAGCAAATTATCAAAATTCAGCAGACGAAATTCAAAAGAATGCAATACGGATATTCAATTTGGATTGGGAGAGTCTTGATAAAATAAAATTACACATCAAAGGTTCTGATTTTCAGATTAAAGTGTGGCAAGCCTTACTAAATATCCCGATGGGGCAATTATCGTCATACCAGAATATTGCTAATCTCATAAAGAGCCCTAAAGCTAGTCGGGCAGTGGGAAATGCTGTGGGGCAAAACCCCGTAGCATATCTCATTCCTTGCCATCGAATAATACAGTCTACAGGGGCTCTGGGAGACTATCATTGGGGACATATCCGCAAGACGTCTATGATCGGGTGGGAAGCTGCTAAAGTATATCAATAG
- a CDS encoding SDR family oxidoreductase: protein MKKLEGKVALITGATSGIGKATAIDFIENGAKVIFTGRYQETVDKTVAELGNQAVGFVSDSGNMSDLLAINEKIKSISPRIDILYVNAGFGKYAPIEAVTEEHFDEMFNVLVKGTLFTVQQVLPLMEEGSSIILNSSNVTKMGMQNSAVYSAAKSAILSFVKTFAAELSSRNIRVNAVSPGPVSTNYFDRSNLSKNQIDSIVEYVLPQVALKRFAQPSEIAKVVTFLASDDASFIQGAEISVDGGFPEVRI, encoded by the coding sequence ATGAAAAAGTTAGAAGGAAAGGTAGCCCTTATAACAGGAGCTACAAGCGGTATAGGTAAGGCGACAGCTATCGATTTTATTGAGAACGGAGCAAAAGTCATTTTTACAGGACGCTATCAAGAGACAGTAGATAAAACAGTGGCTGAATTAGGAAATCAAGCTGTAGGTTTCGTTTCGGATAGTGGGAATATGTCTGATTTATTGGCTATTAATGAAAAGATCAAGTCGATTTCACCTCGGATAGATATCCTGTATGTAAATGCAGGTTTTGGGAAATATGCGCCTATTGAGGCAGTCACAGAAGAGCATTTCGATGAGATGTTTAATGTGTTGGTAAAAGGGACTTTGTTTACGGTACAACAAGTATTACCATTGATGGAAGAGGGGAGTTCCATAATATTGAATTCTTCGAACGTGACAAAGATGGGAATGCAGAATTCTGCTGTTTATTCTGCTGCCAAATCGGCGATTTTATCCTTTGTGAAGACATTTGCGGCAGAATTATCTTCGAGGAATATTCGTGTAAATGCAGTAAGTCCCGGGCCGGTAAGTACAAATTATTTCGATCGATCTAATCTTTCTAAAAATCAGATAGATAGCATTGTAGAATATGTGTTACCTCAAGTTGCACTAAAGAGGTTTGCGCAGCCTTCTGAAATTGCTAAAGTGGTAACATTCCTTGCCTCTGATGATGCTTCTTTCATACAGGGAGCAGAAATATCTGTCGATGGTGGTTTTCCGGAGGTTAGGATATAA
- a CDS encoding HdeD family acid-resistance protein: protein MRNDLFYSVKQAVKYWWVSLLIGLLAIMLGIWCLTSPWTTITALSIVFSVTFFVSGVFEIIFAVSNRNTLKGWGWTLVSGIIDLLFGIILISMSPAVIAIVLSYFVGFWVMFQSIWGIGGAVELQRNGAKGWGWLLTLAVLGVILSFIFIMSPVLTSGFIVALISISFISYGFFRIYLGMRLKSLHKEMENIEKETHNE, encoded by the coding sequence ATGAGAAATGATTTATTTTATTCTGTAAAACAAGCCGTCAAATACTGGTGGGTTTCATTGTTAATCGGACTACTAGCTATAATGCTGGGAATTTGGTGCTTAACATCTCCGTGGACTACAATTACAGCATTATCAATTGTATTTTCTGTAACTTTCTTTGTTAGTGGTGTTTTCGAAATAATATTTGCTGTGTCAAATAGAAATACACTCAAGGGCTGGGGGTGGACTTTAGTAAGTGGTATTATAGACTTATTATTTGGTATCATTCTTATATCAATGTCTCCTGCAGTAATCGCAATCGTACTCTCATATTTCGTTGGGTTCTGGGTAATGTTCCAGTCTATCTGGGGAATAGGAGGAGCCGTAGAATTACAAAGAAATGGAGCTAAAGGCTGGGGATGGTTGCTAACATTAGCTGTTTTGGGTGTGATTTTGTCATTTATTTTCATAATGAGTCCTGTTCTAACATCAGGATTTATAGTAGCGCTCATTAGTATTTCGTTCATCTCTTATGGTTTCTTCAGAATATACCTTGGGATGAGATTAAAATCTCTTCACAAGGAAATGGAAAATATTGAAAAAGAAACACATAACGAGTAA
- the uvrC gene encoding excinuclease ABC subunit UvrC, with amino-acid sequence MINDYLKNIIRNIPQKPGCYQYYDDKGVIIYVGKAKNLKKRVSSYFTKNHEDSPKTRILVSKIKDIKYIIVESEEDTLLLENSLIKEFQPRYNVMLKDDKSYPSIVIRNEYFPRIEITRKILKDGSKYFGPYSNVLSVKTLLELIHKLYPIRTCSLNLTPEKIAEGKYKVCLEYHIKRCKGPCVGLQNSEEYIKNVNAIQEILKGNTNLVSESIYSEMQALAEKQEFEEANKLKEKFILIENFKNKSTVVSSIKYNIDVFSYDEDADAGYINYLNVYNGAVIQAYTFEYRKRIEEEKEELLALGIIEVRKRFGSTAKEIVVPFLPDLKLDGVEINIPQRGDKKKLLLLSTQNVRQYKLDKLKRAESLNPEQRGTRILKEMQKDLSLKDLPSHIECFDNSNIQGTNPVSACVVFKMGKPSKKDYRHFNVKTVVGPDDFSTMREVVYRRYHRLIEEGSPLPQLIVIDGGKGQLSAACESLKELGIYGKVAIVGIAKRLEEIYYPEDSIPLYLDKNSESLKIIQHLRDEAHRFGITFHRNQRSKGQVKSELDNIKGIGEETKRLLLKEFKSVKRIKSASNEEIEKVVGKHKATLIGKYFTEKKEL; translated from the coding sequence ATGATTAATGATTATTTGAAAAATATCATTAGAAATATCCCCCAGAAGCCTGGTTGTTATCAATATTATGACGACAAGGGAGTAATCATATATGTAGGGAAAGCAAAAAATCTAAAAAAACGGGTTTCTTCATATTTTACAAAAAACCATGAGGATAGTCCAAAGACGAGAATACTGGTCAGCAAGATAAAAGATATCAAATATATCATTGTTGAATCAGAAGAAGACACTCTCCTACTTGAAAATAGCCTGATCAAAGAATTTCAGCCACGATACAACGTAATGCTGAAAGATGACAAATCATATCCGTCTATCGTTATTAGGAATGAATATTTTCCTAGAATAGAAATAACGAGAAAAATATTAAAAGATGGCTCTAAATATTTTGGTCCATACTCTAATGTGCTGAGTGTAAAGACTCTCCTGGAGTTGATCCACAAATTGTATCCTATTCGTACATGCTCATTAAATCTTACGCCGGAGAAAATTGCAGAAGGAAAATATAAAGTCTGTCTAGAGTATCATATAAAAAGATGTAAAGGTCCTTGCGTTGGTTTACAGAATTCTGAAGAATATATTAAAAATGTAAATGCTATTCAGGAAATCTTAAAAGGGAATACCAATCTTGTAAGCGAATCTATCTATTCAGAAATGCAGGCGCTAGCCGAGAAGCAAGAATTTGAAGAGGCAAATAAACTGAAAGAAAAATTTATATTAATTGAGAATTTCAAAAATAAATCAACCGTAGTAAGTTCAATCAAATATAACATTGATGTATTCAGTTATGACGAAGATGCAGATGCAGGATATATCAATTATTTGAATGTGTATAATGGTGCTGTTATACAGGCATATACATTCGAATATAGAAAACGGATAGAAGAAGAAAAAGAAGAATTGCTTGCTTTGGGAATTATTGAGGTAAGAAAAAGATTTGGCTCTACAGCGAAAGAAATTGTTGTTCCATTTCTTCCCGACCTGAAATTAGATGGTGTAGAAATTAATATTCCTCAACGAGGCGATAAGAAAAAACTATTGCTTCTTTCAACTCAGAATGTAAGACAATACAAACTAGACAAATTAAAAAGAGCAGAAAGCTTAAATCCGGAACAAAGAGGTACTCGCATTCTGAAAGAAATGCAAAAAGACCTGAGCCTCAAAGACTTGCCATCACACATTGAATGTTTCGACAACTCTAACATACAGGGAACCAACCCCGTGTCGGCATGTGTAGTCTTCAAAATGGGAAAACCTTCAAAAAAAGACTATCGCCACTTCAATGTTAAAACAGTAGTTGGGCCTGACGATTTTTCAACAATGCGAGAAGTTGTATATCGCAGATACCACAGACTTATAGAAGAAGGAAGTCCTCTACCCCAGCTTATTGTTATCGACGGAGGCAAAGGTCAGCTAAGTGCAGCTTGTGAATCGTTAAAAGAACTTGGTATTTATGGCAAAGTAGCCATTGTCGGGATAGCGAAAAGGCTTGAAGAGATCTACTACCCGGAAGACTCTATCCCACTCTATTTGGACAAAAACAGTGAATCTTTAAAGATTATACAACACCTTAGAGATGAAGCACATAGATTTGGAATTACATTTCACCGAAACCAAAGAAGTAAGGGACAAGTGAAATCTGAATTAGATAATATCAAAGGCATTGGTGAAGAGACTAAACGACTTCTACTGAAAGAATTCAAAAGTGTAAAAAGAATAAAATCAGCGTCTAACGAGGAAATCGAAAAAGTAGTAGGTAAACACAAAGCTACATTAATTGGGAAATATTTTACCGAAAAAAAAGAGTTATAA
- a CDS encoding adenine phosphoribosyltransferase — MDKKEKEEKLLTLRETVRNIPDFPIPGIQFKDVTPLFKTKESLSNLTEVLLDEYKNKGITKVVGIESRGFIMGPIMALELGAGFVPIRKPGKLPAEVFEQEYEKEYGVDKIQIHKDSLSKDDVVLIHDDLLATGGTMYAAYKLVKDMGVKKIYVNFIIELDALEGRKLFPAEIDINSLIHYEI, encoded by the coding sequence ATGGACAAAAAAGAAAAGGAAGAAAAGCTTTTAACTCTCCGAGAAACGGTAAGAAACATACCCGACTTCCCGATACCCGGAATTCAATTCAAGGACGTCACTCCATTATTTAAAACAAAAGAATCTCTATCAAATCTTACAGAAGTTCTTTTAGACGAATACAAGAATAAAGGAATAACAAAAGTTGTTGGTATAGAATCGAGAGGTTTTATCATGGGGCCAATTATGGCCTTAGAACTTGGAGCCGGTTTCGTCCCAATTCGAAAACCCGGAAAATTACCTGCAGAAGTATTCGAACAGGAATATGAAAAAGAATATGGAGTAGATAAAATTCAAATACATAAAGACTCTCTATCAAAAGACGACGTGGTGTTGATCCATGATGACCTATTAGCTACAGGAGGTACAATGTATGCTGCATACAAATTAGTAAAGGACATGGGAGTGAAAAAAATATATGTCAACTTTATCATTGAGCTGGATGCACTAGAAGGTAGAAAGCTATTCCCTGCAGAGATTGATATTAATTCTTTGATTCATTACGAGATTTAA
- the mnmG gene encoding tRNA uridine-5-carboxymethylaminomethyl(34) synthesis enzyme MnmG, with protein MNFKYDIIVVGAGHAGCEAAAAAANMGSKTLLITMDMNKIAQMSCNPAVGGIAKGQIVREIDALGGQMGIVTDKTAIQFRMLNKSKGPAMWSPRAQSDRARFIMKWREIIENTDNLFIWQDTVTSLIIQDKTITGVKTAMGVEFSAKAVVLTNGTFLNGLMHIGKTQLGGGRVSEPASFGITEQLRDFGFTTDRMKTGTPARIDGRSVDFSLMDEQKGDDDFHKFSYLDYAPRTLKQLSCWITYTNDDTHSTLRDGLDDSPLYNGQIKSIGPRYCPSIETKIVTFEEKTSHQLFLEPEGESTQEYYLNGFSSSLPLHTQIEALQKIPAFRNIHIYRPGYAIEYDFFDPTQLKHTLETKLVKNLFFAGQINGTTGYEEAGGQGLIAGINAHINTHGGNEFVLKRDEAYIGVLIDDLVTKGVDEPYRMFTSRAEYRILLRQDDADVRLTEKGYNIGLAKQERIALLNEKKEEVQKIINFVANYSLKPEYINEGLSNLGTNPLKQGMKLKDVITRPQITIKSIAEYIPAFKAELDKIPNRKEEIIEAAEIIIKYDGYIKREQTIAEKITRLENIRIKDKFDYENISSLSTEARQKLSKINPETIAQASRIPGVSPNDISILLVLLGR; from the coding sequence ATGAATTTCAAATATGATATAATTGTCGTTGGGGCAGGTCATGCAGGCTGCGAAGCAGCCGCAGCGGCAGCCAATATGGGCTCGAAGACTTTGCTCATAACAATGGACATGAATAAGATTGCCCAAATGAGCTGTAACCCCGCAGTAGGGGGAATAGCAAAAGGACAAATCGTTCGAGAGATCGATGCGCTTGGAGGGCAAATGGGTATCGTTACAGACAAGACAGCAATACAGTTTCGCATGCTTAATAAATCAAAAGGGCCGGCAATGTGGAGCCCGAGAGCTCAGAGTGACAGAGCAAGATTTATTATGAAGTGGAGAGAGATTATTGAAAACACCGATAATCTTTTTATTTGGCAAGACACTGTCACTTCACTCATTATTCAAGACAAAACAATAACAGGAGTAAAAACGGCGATGGGTGTGGAATTCTCGGCCAAAGCGGTAGTTCTTACCAACGGAACGTTCTTGAATGGATTGATGCATATTGGTAAAACACAACTCGGCGGAGGGCGTGTTTCTGAACCCGCTTCATTCGGAATCACCGAACAATTGAGGGATTTTGGGTTCACTACCGACAGGATGAAAACAGGAACCCCTGCCCGTATAGACGGAAGAAGCGTTGATTTCAGCCTGATGGACGAGCAAAAAGGAGATGATGACTTCCACAAGTTCTCATACCTTGACTATGCGCCACGCACACTGAAACAACTTAGCTGCTGGATAACATATACAAACGATGATACTCATTCCACATTACGCGATGGATTGGATGATTCTCCACTATACAACGGGCAGATAAAAAGTATTGGGCCACGATACTGTCCAAGTATAGAAACAAAGATAGTTACTTTCGAAGAGAAAACATCTCACCAACTATTTCTCGAACCGGAAGGAGAAAGCACACAAGAATACTATTTAAATGGGTTCTCATCTTCTCTCCCACTCCATACTCAAATTGAGGCTTTACAGAAAATACCGGCATTCAGAAATATACATATATATAGACCCGGATATGCTATAGAATACGATTTCTTCGACCCTACTCAACTAAAACATACGTTGGAAACGAAGCTCGTTAAGAACTTGTTTTTTGCCGGTCAAATCAACGGAACTACAGGTTACGAAGAAGCGGGAGGACAAGGATTAATAGCCGGAATAAATGCGCATATCAATACGCATGGAGGCAACGAATTTGTCTTAAAAAGAGATGAAGCATATATAGGTGTACTGATAGATGATCTTGTAACAAAAGGCGTAGACGAACCTTATAGGATGTTTACATCAAGGGCAGAGTATAGAATTCTTCTTCGTCAAGACGATGCTGATGTACGTCTAACAGAAAAAGGATACAACATAGGTTTGGCAAAACAAGAAAGAATTGCTCTATTAAATGAGAAAAAAGAAGAGGTTCAAAAGATAATAAACTTCGTGGCTAATTACTCCCTGAAACCGGAATACATCAACGAAGGATTATCCAACCTGGGAACCAACCCTCTTAAGCAAGGCATGAAGCTAAAAGATGTAATCACACGTCCACAAATCACAATAAAAAGCATCGCAGAATACATCCCTGCCTTCAAAGCAGAACTTGATAAAATCCCGAACAGAAAGGAAGAAATAATCGAAGCAGCGGAGATCATAATCAAATATGACGGCTATATAAAACGTGAACAAACGATAGCCGAAAAGATAACACGACTGGAAAACATTCGAATCAAAGACAAATTTGACTACGAAAATATCTCTTCCCTATCAACAGAAGCACGACAAAAATTATCAAAAATAAACCCAGAAACAATTGCTCAAGCAAGCAGAATCCCCGGCGTTTCACCCAACGACATATCTATTCTTCTTGTGCTACTAGGCAGATAA
- a CDS encoding copper homeostasis protein CutC — translation MNIVAEVCANSAQSAIEAQKGGAVRVELCDNLEEGGTTPALSQIEFTRKNLIIQVNVIIRPRGGDFLYNDLEFEMMKRDIHHCGLAKCDGVVFGILNADGTIDKVRNKELVEIAHQYGMSTTFHRAFDRCSDLSKSLEDIIGLGCDRILTSGGKKTAPEGKEILKQLIEKANNRIIIMPGGGITENNIADLAKATGLKEFHGSFRSRYKGEMQYQSPIFDNFNEEYSILLSDAEKIKLAIENANKA, via the coding sequence ATGAATATAGTAGCCGAAGTTTGTGCAAATTCAGCACAATCAGCAATCGAAGCTCAAAAAGGAGGAGCTGTTCGGGTAGAATTATGTGATAATCTCGAAGAAGGAGGGACAACCCCTGCCCTTTCGCAAATAGAATTCACACGGAAAAATTTGATTATACAGGTGAATGTAATTATACGTCCACGCGGAGGTGATTTTTTATATAATGATCTCGAGTTTGAAATGATGAAAAGAGACATCCATCATTGCGGTCTAGCGAAATGTGACGGAGTTGTTTTTGGCATCTTGAATGCTGATGGAACAATAGACAAAGTAAGAAATAAAGAACTGGTTGAGATTGCTCACCAATATGGCATGAGCACTACTTTCCATCGAGCATTCGACAGATGCTCTGATTTGAGTAAATCTCTCGAAGATATTATCGGACTGGGATGCGATAGAATACTTACCTCCGGCGGAAAGAAAACAGCCCCTGAAGGAAAAGAGATTTTAAAGCAATTAATAGAAAAAGCAAACAACCGCATCATCATTATGCCGGGTGGAGGAATTACAGAAAATAACATTGCAGATCTTGCAAAGGCAACAGGATTGAAAGAGTTTCACGGTTCTTTCAGGAGTCGGTACAAAGGAGAAATGCAATACCAATCCCCCATCTTCGACAACTTCAACGAAGAGTATTCGATATTACTATCAGATGCCGAAAAAATAAAATTAGCAATAGAAAATGCCAACAAAGCATAA
- a CDS encoding DMT family transporter codes for MSKSKGIALALISSGTFGLIAFFSIPLLKSGMHIPSILFYRSLLAAAFLGIVCLIRKRNFRISPKLATQLLFLGLLYTMTSMGLIYSYNFISSGVATTIHFLYPVVVACMMIMFYKEKLSRNLLLAAVLALVGVALLCWSDTGFINTRGLLSVLMTVFTYSAYIVSLNRNSIKIIDPEVFTFYVMLFGAFIFSVFSYSTTGIEIVPNAMSWFNLIGLALFATVLSGLALVSAVKYAGSTITSILGSMEPVVATLVGILHFGEPFGWNSFFGLALVIGAVTLVIVTSKEKSLED; via the coding sequence ATGAGTAAATCAAAAGGAATTGCATTAGCGTTGATATCATCCGGAACCTTCGGGTTGATAGCATTTTTCTCTATTCCCTTGTTAAAATCAGGGATGCATATTCCTTCTATATTGTTTTATCGGAGTTTGTTGGCGGCAGCTTTTCTGGGCATTGTATGTCTTATTCGGAAAAGAAACTTTAGAATCTCTCCTAAATTGGCTACTCAGCTGTTATTCTTGGGGTTGCTTTATACGATGACATCGATGGGTTTAATTTACTCTTATAATTTTATCTCCAGCGGAGTTGCTACTACTATCCATTTCCTTTATCCTGTGGTAGTTGCGTGCATGATGATCATGTTTTATAAAGAGAAATTATCTCGTAACTTATTGCTTGCAGCCGTCTTGGCTTTAGTTGGAGTTGCTTTGTTGTGTTGGAGCGATACAGGATTTATTAATACCAGGGGGCTTTTGTCTGTATTAATGACTGTTTTTACATATTCAGCTTATATTGTTAGCTTAAACAGAAATAGTATTAAAATCATTGATCCTGAGGTGTTTACATTTTATGTAATGCTTTTCGGAGCATTTATTTTCTCTGTGTTTTCATATTCTACCACAGGTATAGAAATAGTTCCGAATGCCATGTCGTGGTTTAATCTGATAGGATTGGCCTTATTTGCGACCGTTCTTTCGGGATTGGCTTTGGTTTCGGCAGTTAAGTATGCCGGATCTACCATTACCTCCATACTCGGATCGATGGAGCCTGTAGTGGCTACTTTAGTTGGCATATTACATTTTGGAGAACCATTCGGGTGGAATAGTTTCTTCGGGCTCGCTCTTGTAATAGGTGCTGTTACATTGGTAATAGTTACAAGCAAGGAAAAATCCTTAGAAGATTGA